The following coding sequences are from one Saccopteryx bilineata isolate mSacBil1 chromosome 3, mSacBil1_pri_phased_curated, whole genome shotgun sequence window:
- the B3GNT2 gene encoding N-acetyllactosaminide beta-1,3-N-acetylglucosaminyltransferase 2: MSVGRRRIKLLGILMMVNVFIYLILEASKSSNQEKNGKGEVIIPKEKFWKTFDPPAAYWNQEQEKLNRRYNPILSMLANQTGELHGFSNVSHLNYCEPDLRVTSVVAGFNNLPDRFKDFLLYLRCRNYSLLIDQPEKCVKKPFLLLAIKSLTPHFARRQAIRESWGRETSMGNQTVVRVFLLGQTPPEDNHPDLSDMLKFESEKHQDILMWNYRDTFFNLSLKEVLFLRWVSTSCPNAEFVFKGDDDVFVNTHHILNYLNSLPKNKAKDLFIGDVIHNAGPHRDKKLKYYIPEVVYLGVYPPYAGGGGFLYSGRLALRLYNITDQVLLYPIDDVYTGMCLQKLGLVPEKHKGFKTFDIEEKKRNNICSYVDLMLVHSRKPQEMIDIWSRLQNTHLNC, encoded by the coding sequence ATGAGTGTTGGACGTCGAAGAATAAAGTTGTTGGGTATCCTGATGATGGTAAATGTCTTCATTTATTTGATTTTGGAAGCCTCCAAAAGCAgtaaccaagaaaaaaatggaaaggggGAAgtaataatacccaaagaaaagttCTGGAAGACATTTGATCCTCCTGCAGCATATTGGaaccaagaacaagaaaagcTGAACAGGCGGTACAACCCCATTCTGAGCATGTTGGCAAACCAGACGGGGGAACTCCACGGGTTTTCCAACGTGAGCCATCTGAATTATTGTGAACCTGACCTGAGGGTCACATCTGTAGTTGCAGGTTTCAACAATTTGCCGGACAGATTTAAAGACTTTCTGCTGTATTTGAGATGTCGAAATTATTCACTGCTTATAGATCAACCAGAGAAGTGTGTAAAGAAACCCTTCTTACTGCTGGCGATTAAGTCCCTCACTCCACATTTCGCTAGAAGGCAAGCAATTCGGGAATCATGGGGCAGAGAAACCAGTATGGGGAACCAAACGGTGGTGCGAGTCTTCTTGCTGGGCCAGACCCCCCCAGAGGACAACCATCCCGATCTTTCAGATATGCTCAAGTTTGAGAGTGAGAAGCACCAAGACATTCTTATGTGGAATTACAGAGACACTTTCTTCAACTTGTCTCTGAAAGAAGTGCTTTTTCTCAGATGGGTGAGCACTTCCTGCCCAAACGCCGAGTTCGTTTTCAAGGGTGATGACGATGTTTTTGTGAATACCCATCATATCCTGAATTACTTGAATAGCTTACCCAAGAACAAAGCCAAAGATTTGTTTATAGGTGATGTGATCCACAACGCTGGACCTCATCGGGATAAGAAACTGAAGTACTACATCCCAGAAGTTGTTTACCTTGGTGTTTATCCGCCGTATGCTGGGGGAGGTGGGTTCCTCTACTCTGGCCGCCTGGCTCTGAGGCTGTACAATATTACTGACCAGGTCCTTCTCTACCCCATTGATGATGTTTATACTGGAATGTGCCTTCAGAAGCTCGGCCTCGTTCCAGAGAAACACAAAGGCTTCAAGACATTTgatatagaagagaaaaaaaggaataacatTTGTTCCTATGTAGACTTGATGTTAGTACATAGTAGAAAACCTCAAGAGATGATTGATATTTGGTCTCGGTTGCAAAATACTCATTTAAATTGCTAA